A genomic window from Bacteroidota bacterium includes:
- a CDS encoding sulfurtransferase TusA family protein, with protein MAYTIRQEVDARGMACPGPLMELVRMAKKAQPGDVIAVISSDPGSSKDIPAWAEKVGHRLLEVIELDGRARKFVIEVQGRRTS; from the coding sequence ATGGCGTATACAATCCGGCAAGAGGTCGATGCACGGGGCATGGCTTGTCCAGGGCCGCTTATGGAGCTCGTCCGGATGGCCAAGAAAGCTCAACCCGGGGATGTGATCGCTGTTATCTCCTCCGATCCTGGCTCGAGTAAGGACATTCCCGCCTGGGCTGAGAAAGTTGGGCACCGGCTTCTAGAGGTTATCGAGCTTGACGGGCGCGCCCGCAAGTTTGTGATCGAGGTTCAGGGTAGGAGGACCTCATGA
- the ispG gene encoding flavodoxin-dependent (E)-4-hydroxy-3-methylbut-2-enyl-diphosphate synthase, translated as MPRRQTPTVWVGQVPIGGSHPVVIQSMTNTPTEDAQATAWQVAELYRAGSEVVRITVNTERAAEAVPEIRKRLDEMGVSVPLVGDFHFNGHLLLRRYPAMAQALDKYRINPGTVGKGAQQDANFRTMLEVAQEFGKPVRIGVNWGSLDEYLLTELMDANARRPEPRSAHEVLLEAIVESAVRSYEQALDYGLGEDRIILSAKVSSPADLWWVYRELARRTRAPLHLGLTEAGMGIKGVVASVAALVPLLLEGIGDTIRISLTPAPGEPRTREVEVAREILQALGLRQLAPSVSACPGCGRTSSTFFQELAQRVSEHLAARMPEWRTRYPGVERLKVAVMGCVVNGPGESKHADIGISLPGTGESPRAPVYIEGRHYATLKGDRIAEEFIALLERYVAARFGNDSAGPLAQPADS; from the coding sequence ATGCCGCGTCGACAGACTCCCACCGTGTGGGTGGGCCAGGTCCCCATCGGAGGCTCCCACCCCGTGGTTATCCAATCCATGACCAACACGCCCACAGAAGATGCGCAGGCCACGGCCTGGCAGGTGGCCGAGCTCTATCGGGCCGGAAGCGAAGTCGTACGCATCACGGTCAACACCGAACGCGCCGCGGAGGCCGTTCCGGAAATCCGCAAGCGGCTCGACGAGATGGGGGTGTCCGTGCCGCTTGTAGGGGATTTCCACTTCAACGGCCACCTGCTTTTGCGCCGCTACCCAGCCATGGCTCAGGCGCTGGACAAGTACCGGATCAACCCCGGAACGGTCGGCAAAGGGGCCCAACAGGATGCGAACTTTCGGACGATGCTCGAGGTGGCTCAAGAGTTCGGCAAACCCGTACGCATTGGGGTCAACTGGGGATCGCTTGATGAATACCTGCTGACCGAGCTCATGGACGCCAACGCGCGCCGGCCCGAGCCGCGCTCGGCCCACGAGGTATTGCTAGAGGCCATCGTGGAATCCGCCGTACGCAGCTACGAGCAGGCCCTGGACTATGGGCTGGGCGAGGACCGGATTATCCTATCGGCCAAGGTCTCCTCCCCAGCCGACCTGTGGTGGGTGTATCGGGAGCTGGCCCGGCGCACCCGGGCCCCGCTGCATCTGGGCCTAACGGAGGCGGGCATGGGGATAAAGGGCGTGGTGGCCTCCGTGGCCGCGCTGGTGCCGCTTTTGCTTGAGGGCATCGGCGATACGATCCGCATCTCGCTAACGCCGGCCCCCGGAGAGCCCCGCACGCGGGAGGTCGAAGTGGCCCGGGAGATCCTGCAGGCGCTTGGGCTGCGGCAGCTGGCCCCGTCGGTTTCGGCCTGCCCCGGCTGCGGACGCACCAGTTCTACGTTTTTCCAGGAGCTGGCCCAGCGCGTATCGGAGCACCTGGCCGCCCGCATGCCCGAATGGCGTACGCGCTACCCGGGCGTGGAGCGCCTCAAGGTGGCCGTGATGGGTTGCGTCGTCAACGGCCCGGGCGAGTCCAAGCACGCCGACATCGGCATCAGCCTGCCCGGAACGGGGGAATCGCCCCGAGCCCCCGTCTACATAGAAGGCCGACACTACGCCACGCTCAAAGGCGATCGCATCGCCGAGGAGTTCATCGCCCTGCTAGAGCGCTACGTAGCCGCCCGCTTCGGAAACGATTCCGCAGGTCCTCTTGCCCAACCAGCAGATAGCTAA
- a CDS encoding LptF/LptG family permease — protein MTHLERMLLRAHLGPFLFAFSLLLFLLVLQFLARYLPELVGKDLGLGTILELLAYNLAYMVVLAVPMAVLVATLVAYGDLAEFNELSAARAAGIPLLRLMRPALIAGLMLAAFLAFFASEILPRANARARALWIDIRQTKPAFALRPGTFYTGLEGYSLYVNRMGADGRLYGLLIYDYSQGFNRLTIITAQEGRLGMRPDGRTLRLELERGAIDRQVGLPSGTDHQYERIRFARLVLHFDLSEYRFVRSDARSQRGTDRTMRLRELRAAIDTLRKEIAHDQDRLRAESRLFRRDSLLRAWDELTSPPAPGDSLLYRRLLARLHAGSPGTPAPLRALAEAPADSALIWTQRAAARARMLRNQADNAASLRAWRQNRIAQYAVEVHKKLAVATACVLFVLLGAPLGATVRKGGIGTAATISTLCFLLYWVLLIQGEKMADRGQIAPWLGMWGGNILFGALGLWLTYRATFEVVHVDVGHWWPFRRLRAWRQTQPA, from the coding sequence ATGACGCACCTAGAGCGGATGCTGTTGCGCGCGCACCTGGGGCCGTTTCTGTTCGCCTTCAGCCTGCTGCTGTTTTTGCTCGTGCTGCAGTTTCTGGCCCGATACCTGCCGGAGCTCGTGGGCAAGGACCTCGGGCTGGGGACGATTCTGGAGCTGCTGGCTTACAACTTGGCCTACATGGTCGTGCTGGCCGTTCCGATGGCCGTGCTCGTGGCCACGCTCGTAGCCTATGGGGATCTAGCGGAGTTCAACGAACTGAGCGCCGCCCGCGCAGCGGGCATCCCCCTGCTGCGGCTTATGCGGCCGGCGCTCATAGCGGGCCTCATGCTAGCGGCCTTTTTGGCTTTTTTCGCCAGCGAGATCCTGCCTCGGGCCAACGCGCGCGCCCGGGCGCTCTGGATCGACATCCGTCAAACCAAACCCGCCTTCGCCTTGCGGCCCGGAACCTTCTATACGGGCCTGGAGGGCTATAGCCTCTATGTAAACCGCATGGGGGCAGATGGACGCCTTTACGGGCTTCTCATCTACGACTATTCGCAGGGCTTCAACCGCCTGACCATCATCACGGCCCAGGAGGGGCGGCTGGGGATGCGCCCCGACGGCCGCACACTGCGCCTGGAACTAGAGCGCGGAGCGATCGATCGGCAAGTCGGGCTACCTTCGGGCACGGACCACCAGTACGAACGGATCCGCTTTGCGCGTCTGGTGCTCCACTTCGATCTGTCCGAGTATCGGTTTGTGCGCTCCGATGCACGTTCCCAGCGGGGTACGGATCGCACGATGCGGCTCAGAGAGCTACGAGCGGCCATCGACACGCTGCGCAAGGAGATCGCACACGATCAAGACCGATTGCGGGCCGAAAGCCGCCTGTTTCGACGCGACAGCCTGCTGCGCGCCTGGGATGAACTGACAAGCCCCCCTGCGCCCGGGGACAGCCTCTTGTATCGTCGCCTGCTGGCCCGGTTGCATGCCGGCTCGCCTGGCACTCCCGCCCCCCTTCGGGCCCTTGCGGAGGCGCCGGCCGATTCGGCCCTGATCTGGACCCAGCGGGCAGCCGCGCGGGCCCGCATGCTGCGCAATCAGGCCGACAACGCGGCCAGTCTGCGCGCCTGGCGCCAGAACCGGATCGCCCAGTACGCCGTCGAGGTACACAAGAAGTTGGCCGTGGCCACAGCCTGCGTGCTGTTTGTACTGCTAGGGGCGCCGCTTGGGGCCACCGTGCGCAAGGGCGGCATCGGCACGGCGGCCACGATCAGCACGCTTTGCTTTCTGCTTTACTGGGTTTTGCTCATTCAGGGCGAAAAAATGGCCGACCGCGGCCAGATCGCGCCCTGGCTCGGGATGTGGGGAGGCAACATCTTGTTCGGCGCCCTGGGCCTTTGGCTCACGTATCGGGCCACCTTTGAGGTCGTGCACGTCGACGTAGGGCACTGGTGGCCCTTCCGGCGGCTGCGCGCCTGGCGCCAAACCCAACCGGCGTAA
- a CDS encoding NAD(P)/FAD-dependent oxidoreductase has product MSPCRILIVGGGVGGTLVANLLARRLKPEEAQVTLLSQDAEHHYQPGWLYVAVDDMEETDLRRPEKALLEQEVFFIHDAAERFDLERRRVWTRSGEVLPYDWLVIATGSQLDLERIPGLQEGAHHFYSLVGARNLQYALRAFRGGRVVIGIGGMPFKCPVAPLEFTFLLDVYLRRRGLRGQTELVYTFPIGRCFPIESVAELAQRHLDERGIRTELFFDIEGIDPERRVIFGMSGDLAYDLAVIIPPHRGAEAVLRSGIGDDEGWIPTDRYTLQLEGVEGVWVIGDATNIPISKAGSTAHYQARVVADRIVAQIRGQEPTARYDGHVQCFLELGDGKATLLDFDYEHPPEPPRPTRFYHLAKKLFNRAYWYLIPTGRV; this is encoded by the coding sequence ATGAGCCCCTGTCGGATTCTGATCGTGGGCGGCGGCGTAGGGGGTACACTCGTAGCCAACCTACTGGCCCGCCGACTAAAGCCTGAGGAAGCCCAGGTAACCCTGCTTAGCCAGGATGCAGAGCACCACTATCAGCCTGGCTGGTTGTATGTGGCGGTGGACGACATGGAGGAGACCGATCTGCGGCGTCCCGAAAAAGCGCTTCTGGAGCAGGAGGTTTTTTTCATTCACGACGCGGCTGAGCGTTTTGACCTAGAGCGCCGGCGTGTGTGGACGCGCTCAGGCGAGGTCCTTCCCTATGATTGGCTTGTGATCGCCACGGGCTCGCAGCTGGATCTTGAGCGCATCCCTGGGCTGCAAGAGGGCGCGCATCATTTTTATTCCCTTGTGGGGGCTCGCAATCTACAGTACGCTCTGCGGGCCTTCCGTGGGGGACGCGTGGTCATTGGTATCGGTGGTATGCCCTTTAAATGCCCCGTAGCGCCGTTGGAATTTACTTTTCTGCTGGATGTCTACCTGCGCCGACGCGGGCTGCGTGGGCAAACGGAACTCGTCTACACTTTCCCCATTGGTCGCTGCTTTCCTATTGAATCTGTGGCTGAGCTGGCCCAACGGCACTTAGATGAGCGCGGGATTCGAACAGAGCTTTTCTTTGATATCGAGGGCATTGACCCAGAACGCCGCGTGATCTTCGGTATGAGCGGGGATTTGGCGTATGATCTTGCCGTGATCATCCCGCCCCATCGAGGGGCGGAGGCGGTGCTCCGAAGCGGCATTGGAGACGACGAGGGCTGGATCCCCACAGACCGGTATACCCTTCAACTCGAGGGTGTCGAAGGAGTCTGGGTGATCGGCGACGCTACGAACATCCCGATCTCCAAAGCCGGTTCTACGGCCCATTATCAGGCCCGTGTTGTAGCCGATCGGATTGTAGCGCAGATTCGGGGCCAGGAGCCGACGGCCCGCTATGACGGCCATGTGCAGTGTTTCCTAGAGCTCGGAGATGGCAAGGCGACGCTACTGGATTTCGACTATGAGCATCCGCCGGAGCCGCCTCGGCCCACCCGATTCTACCATCTGGCCAAGAAGCTTTTTAACCGGGCCTACTGGTACTTGATTCCCACCGGGCGTGTATAG